From one Dermacentor andersoni chromosome 1, qqDerAnde1_hic_scaffold, whole genome shotgun sequence genomic stretch:
- the LOC126546319 gene encoding uncharacterized protein has protein sequence MRWLYALLPVAWLQGVACSRVWRVVVDKGSAPTVPPIHPGSDDDEYYLEDTGEKEYYYYDQDEYYEYFQDRKPIASLRNRRLEKAIRKLRRLAQAAPVQGCNETELVNARNLCERKITLAKKIRSRGPPNKKMRPLHRRRVCRLVTEYADCLSAIAPNGECPDVAFKLKTDGQRSIYIEGFQVCCSSVTEPIAWLFLATACIYIRRLWSH, from the exons ATGAGATGGCTCTACGCTTTGCTCCCTGTAGCCTGGCTTCAAGGTGTGGCGTGCTCGAGAGTCTGGCGCGTCGTTGTTGATAAAGGCTCTGCTCCCACGGTGCCACCGATACATCCCGGCAGCGACGATGACGAGTACTACCTCGAGGACACGGGCGAGAAGGAGTACTACTACTACGATCAGGACGAATACTACGAATACTTCCAGG ACAGGAAGCCCATTGCATCTTTGCGGAACCGTAGATTAGAAAAGGCCATCAGAAAACTGCGACGCTTGGCTCAAGCAG CGCCCGTACAAGGATGCAACGAAACGGAACTTGTAAATGCAAGAAATTTGTgcgagagaaaaataaccttGGCCAAAAAGATCCGCAGCAGAGGACCACCTAACAAGAAAATGCGGCCTCTCCATCGGCGAAGAGTTTGCAG GTTAGTGACCGAGTACGCTGATTGCCTATCAGCCATAGCGCCCAACGGGGAATGCCCGGACGTTGCTTTCAAACTGAAGACGGATGGTCAGCGGAGTATCTACATTGAGGGATTCCAAGTGTGCTGCTCCTCGGTCACTGAGCCTATAGCTTGGCTCTTCTTGGCAACAGCTTGCATCTACATCCGAAGGCTGTGGTCACATTAA